One Oryza sativa Japonica Group chromosome 8, ASM3414082v1 DNA window includes the following coding sequences:
- the LOC4344706 gene encoding berberine bridge enzyme-like D-2: MSPTISPVLVFLLLSLHQSICSSAHDAASASSFSSCLATHGVSNFSLPASPSYNTTLNFSIRNLRFTLPDVTRPAAIVLPWSKEDLRRAILCARNSSLAIRVRSGGHSYEGLSYTTENHVPFVVIDLMNLNRVQVDSVSATAWAEAGATLGELYYAVGRSSQSLAFSGGSCSTIGLGGVISGGGFGLLSRKFGLAADNVLDAVLVDPNGRVLDRNSMGEDIFWAICGGGGGSWGVVYAWKLRLVPVPHNVTVFIVDRTGPVEYVAGLVHWWQHVGPNLPDEFYLSVYFPTGSSDGNVSVSFEGQVLGTKQQTLSVLSQSFPMLGVTESDLSEMSWVESTAKFANVGTVSDLSNRSPGTNSYTKSKSDYVKAPISRHDMVEIARYLSAGPPGSIILDPYGGAMARIGSDATPFPHRAGILYSIQYTVYWGQSDQARANEYIIWLRSLYTYMTPHVSKDPRGAYVNYLDLDLGANNWTHPIGGSSMEAVARARSSWGAAYFGNNFNRLVSTKTTIDPSNVFNNAQSIPPLN, translated from the coding sequence ATGAGTCCCACCATTTCACCTGTCCTGGTTTTCCTCCTCCTATCACTTCATCAGAGCATATGCTCCAGTGCTCATGATGCTGCAAGTGCAAGCAGCTTCTCCTCCTGCCTTGCCACCCATGGTGTCAGCAACTTCTCCCTCCCTGCATCACCAAGCTACAATACCACCCTCAACTTCTCCATCAGAAATCTCCGGTTCACGCTCCCCGATGTCACCAGGCCGGCAGCCATCGTCCTTCCCTGGTCAAAGGAGGATCTCCGGCGAGCCATACTATGTGCACGCAACAGTTCGCTGGCGATCCGTGTACGCAGCGGCGGGCACAGCTACGAGGGCTTGTCATACACCACGGAGAACCATGTCCCCTTCGTTGTGATCGACCTCATGAACCTGAACCGTGTCCAGGTTGACTCGGTCTCGGCCACAGCCTGGGCCGAGGCCGGTGCGACTCTAGGTGAGCTCTACTACGCCGTGGGACGGTCGAGCCAGTCCTTGGCCTTCTCAGGCGGGTCGTGTTCCACCATCGGCTTAGGTGGTGTCATCTCCGGTGGCGGCTTTGGGTTGCTGTCACGGAAATTTGGGCTCGCCGCTGATAACGTATTGGATGCGGTGCTCGTTGACCCGAATGGAAGAGTCCTTGACCGGAATTCGATGGGCGAAGACATCTTTTGGGCAAtttgcggtggcggtggcgggagctGGGGTGTGGTGTATGCTTGGAAGCTCCGGCTCGTGCCGGTTCCTCACAACGTCACCGTATTCATCGTTGACCGTACTGGACCGGTCGAGTACGTAGCTGGGTTGGTTCATTGGTGGCAGCATGTAGGGCCCAATCTACCTGACGAGTTCTATCTCTCAGTGTATTTTCCTACTGGATCATCAGATGGTAATGTCTCTGTCTCATTTGAGGGCCAGGTTTTAGGAACAAAACAACAAACCCTGTCAGTGTTGAGCCAAAGCTTTCCAATGTTAGGTGTCACTGAGTCTGACCTAAGTGAGATGAGTTGGGTCGAGTCAACAGCCAAGTTCGCCAATGTTGGCACAGTCTCTGACCTATCGAATCGGTCGCCTGGAACAAACTCATACACTAAGAGTAAGTCTGATTATGTGAAGGCACCAATCTCGAGGCATGACATGGTTGAGATCGCCCGATACCTATCAGCTGGACCACCAGGGTCCATCATACTTGACCCTTATGGAGGTGCCATGGCTCGAATCGGGAGTGACGCGACACCATTCCCACATCGAGCTGGCATCCTCTACAGTATTCAGTATACTGTATATTGGGGACAATCGGATCAAGCTAGGGCTAATGAGTACATCATATGGCTCCGATCGTTGTACACATACATGACCCCCCATGTGTCAAAGGATCCCCGTGGTGCGTATGTCAACTACCTAGATCTAGACTTGGGCGCCAACAACTGGACGCACCCCATAGGTGGATCATCTATGGAAGCAGTGGCGCGTGCGAGATCTTCTTGGGGTGCAGCATATTTTGGGAACAATTTCAATCGGTTGGTCAGCACCAAGACGACAATTGATCCAAGCAATGTGTTCAATAACGCTCAAAGCATTCCCCCTTTGAATTAG
- the LOC107275898 gene encoding berberine bridge enzyme-like D-1 — protein sequence MAMAIATAALLSLLAVLRAGGDVDDGGGAIMEPCLAAAGVRNVTARRERDAYDAALRASAQNLRFAGDGVAKPAAVVVPATRGELRDAVRCAREAGLGAVRLRSGGHSYEGVSYTGEDDGGFVVVDLLALDGVRVDAASRTAWVESGATLGQVYQAVAAASPALAFSAGSCPTVGSGGHIAGGGFGFLSRKYGLAGDNVIDAVLIAADGRVLDRAGMGEDVFWAIRGGGGGTWGAVYAWRIQLVPVPERVTAFVVNRPGTAESVAELVAAWQHVAPWLPDEFYLSAFVGAGLPEMNRTGISVTFKGLYLGPAHEAVEILTARLPEIGLSDLNPIEMSWIESVVFFSGLPQGSSVSDLTDRVLHKKKYFKAKSDYVRRPMRIGELIRAIDLLSTEPKAYVILDPYGGAMDRIGSASLPFPHRRGNIHGIQYLIEWTANDDDHREEYMDWIRRFYEFMGSYVPNSPRTAYINYMDLDLGMNNWSNLRMYGGDGIPNPEVEAARVWGERYFLGNYDRLVRAKTAIDPDNVFRNAQSIPPLGSRRMSRIPRGISPKIASKDKTYDS from the coding sequence atggcgatggcgatcgCGACGGCCGCCTTGCTCTCTCTCCTCGCCGTGCtacgcgccggcggcgatgtcgacgatggtggcggcgcgATCATGGAGCCCTGcctcgcggcggccggcgtgcgGAACGTGACGGCGCGCCGGGAGCGCGACGCGTACGACGCGGCGCTGCGGGCGTCGGCGCAGAACCTCCGGTTcgcgggcgacggcgtggcgaagccggcggcggtggtcgtgCCGGCGACGAGGGGCGAGCTGCGCGACGCCGTGCGGTGCGCGCGGGAGGCCGGGCTCGGCGCCGTGCGGCTCCGGAGCGGCGGGCACAGCTACGAGGGGGTGTCGTACACcggggaggacgacggcgggttcgtcgtcgtcgacctcctGGCGCTCGACGGCGTCCGCGTCGACGCCGCGTCGCGCACGGCGTGGGTGGAGTCCGGCGCGACGCTGGGCCAGGTGTACCAAgccgtcgcggcggcgagcCCGGCCCTGGCGTTCTCGGCGGGGTCGTGCCCCACCGTCGGCTCCGGCGGCCACATCGCCGGGGGAGGGTTCGGCTTCCTCTCGCGCAAGtacggcctcgccggcgacaaTGTCATCGACGCCGTGCTGATCGCCGCCGACGGCCGGGTGCTCGACCGCGCCGGCATGGGCGAGGACGTGTTCTGGGCgatccgtggcggcggcggcggcacgtggGGCGCCGTCTACGCGTGGCGCATCCAGCTCGTCCCGGTGCCGGAGCGCGTCACGGCGTTCGTCGTCAACCGGCCCGGCACCGCCGAGTCCGTCGCCGAGCTCGTCGCGGCGTGGCAGCACGTCGCGCCATGGCTGCCCGACGAGTTCTACCTCTCGGCGTTCGTCGGAGCCGGCTTGCCGGAGATGAACCGGACCGGCATCTCGGTCACGTTCAAAGGCTTGTACCTTGGGCCGGCACACGAAGCGGTCGAGATACTGACGGCTAGGTTGCCCGAAATCGGGTTATCGGATCTGAACCCGATAGAGATGAGTTGGATCGAATCCGTCGTCTTCTTCTCGGGCCTACCTCAAGGGAGCTCTGTGTCCGATCTGACGGACAGGGTGCTCCACAAGAAGAAGTACTTCAAGGCCAAGTCGGATTATGTGCGCCGTCCGATGCGCATCGGTGAACTGATCAGAGCCATTGATCTCTTATCAACGGAGCCAAAAGCATATGTTATCCTGGACCCGTATGGCGGGGCGATGGATCGGATCGGGTCTGCAAGTCTACCATTCCCACATAGAAGAGGTAATATTCATGGTATCCAATACTTGATCGAATGGACGGCGAATGATGATGATCATAGAGAGGAGTATATGGACTGGATACGCCGATTTTATGAGTTTATGGGATCATATGTACCAAATAGCCCACGTACCGCGTACATAAACTACATGGATCTTGATCTAGGCATGAACAATTGGTCTAATCTTCGAATGTATGGAGGTGATGGAATCCCTAATCCAGAAGTCGAGGCGGCACGGGTATGGGGCGAGAGGTACTTCTTGGGAAACTATGATCGACTGGTACGTGCCAAGACTGCTATCGATCCAGACAACGTGTTTCGCAACGCGCAGAGTATCCCTCCACTTGGGAGTCGGAGGATGAGTAGGATTCCACGTGGCATCTCACCCAAGATTGCATCCAAGGACAAAACTTATGATAGCTAG